The Setaria viridis chromosome 2, Setaria_viridis_v4.0, whole genome shotgun sequence DNA window ATTTTTCTTTGTCCAAGGCAAATGTTGAATACATCCCAAGCTAAGAGAAATGATGCACTACTATTGCATGCACACGTGCGTTCACGCATGCATGAATGTGTACCGTGTTCTTCTTTTAAACCGATGATAGAAGAGCTTTAATTTGCCGAATTTTGTTTAGAAGAAATGATGGAGGAGAACAACAAGCaaggataaaaaaaaatggagatggGGCATGCGGCAGCCAAGAATCATCAGCATGTTgatattaaaaatatatataatactccctccgttccaaattataagtcattccaactttcttggagagtcaaacatttttatgtttgactaaaattatagagaaaatcacaaaagtttatggcaccgaatagatatactatgaaaatatatttaatgaagaaactaatgatacctatttgatatcacgAATGTTAgcattttattgtataaatttggtcaaacttgagatgctttgactctccaagaaagttggaatgacttataatttggaacggagggagtatagaGCATCGAGGATGGTACATGCAGGCTTGTCATCCAACAACCAGCACACGAGCAAGCAACAGTAGTGACAACGGTGGGCAACCACACAAGACGACAACAGAGCGGCAGGGGCGCTCGAAGAACAACACCAAGGTCGTCACGAAGCTGGCCAGAGCCTCAGCTCCAGATcgggctcctcgccgccgccggagctcgccaACGCCGCCGTCTCCTTCACCACCACGGGGACGGCTTGCTGCGTGCCCCTTCTCCAGTTGAGCACGTCATCCATCAACCCGTCCatgtcgccgccgtcgtgctcGGTACCGCCGTTCAGGGCCGGCAAGGGGCCCCCCGTCCACCGGTCCACCAGCTCCAAGCGCCGCgccgcgatggcggcggcgccggagtccCTGTACGCCTCCCCAGCCCTGGcgccgccaccagcgccgccgcagtGCTGGGCGCCCGCCACCAGCGCGTACGTGGTGGGGAtcgcgctgccggcggcggccgccacgagCGCGTCGAGCTCGAGCGCCGCGGCGTAGGAGGTGGCGTAGGGGTTCCAGTCGCCGCCGCTGGCGACGCGCTCCTTCTTGTGCGCGTTCTGGTGCCCGCCCAGCGCCTGCGACTTGAGGAACGTCTTGCTGCAGAACAGGCACGGGAacagccgcgcgccgccgccgccgccgccaccgcttgcGTCGTCGGAACAGGGTGGAGCACGTTTGGAGGACTCCATGGAGATATATATCTCTACAGGATTCGATCCACAGCTGCTACTCCATAAAAGGTCTAACAAGGAGCTACTAGCATTCCCCAAATGCAAGTTCTGGATTTGCTATATTTTATTGCAACATCGGATCTAGCTGGTACCAACACAAATGGAGGAGAGCTGTGACTGTGAGTGGATGGAAGAGGCACTTATATAACTATTTATAGAAGGGAAGGACGAAGGCATCACAACTCACAAGAAGACAGTGTGACAGACAGCTACATTGTTAGCTAACAGGGGAACTTTCTCCACTTGCTCCCTAAATAAATCCTGCGTGATTTTTAAATGTTTGTTGAACTAGGTTCAGACAACCgttgcaatatttttttaaaaaaaatcgttTTGAGGTTTCCGAAAAGCTCATGAACTTTTGAAGACTCCTGTAACATTTGCGGCGGATCGACCTAGGGCGAACCCAGGG harbors:
- the LOC117845922 gene encoding uncharacterized protein — its product is MESSKRAPPCSDDASGGGGGGGARLFPCLFCSKTFLKSQALGGHQNAHKKERVASGGDWNPYATSYAAALELDALVAAAAGSAIPTTYALVAGAQHCGGAGGGARAGEAYRDSGAAAIAARRLELVDRWTGGPLPALNGGTEHDGGDMDGLMDDVLNWRRGTQQAVPVVVKETAALASSGGGEEPDLELRLWPAS